The genomic interval GCAACAGCGTCGCCAGCCAGCTCAGGGCATGAGCGCGCTCACCCTCAATCAACACAAGACGGCGCTCGCCACGCAGCCTCAGCCCACGCTGGAATAACTGCCAGGCGTTGAGTTCTTCAGCCGTGAGCACACCCGGAGTCATTAGCTGAGATCCACCGAATGACGTTTCAGGTCGTTCAGTTCGCACATTTCCAGAGTGGCCTGATGAGTCGCCCGCAACCGCACGCGCGGGGCAGCTCCGGCCTCAAAAGCTTCCTGCCAGCGCGCCGCGCACAGGCACCAGCTGTCACCTTGCCGTAGGCCCGGAAATCCAAATTCCGGCCGGGGTGTGCTCAGATCGTTGCCCTTGGCTTTTGAGAATTCCAGAAACTCATCGGTCACCACCACGCACACGGTGTGAAAGCCCAGGTCGTCCGGCCCGGTGTTGCAGCAGCCGTCCCGGTAGAACCCTGTTTGCGGATCAGTGCCGCAGGTTTCCAGATTTTCGCCCAGTACGTTGACGGATTCGGATATTTGCATGGATTTGTCCTCTATCTCCAGAAGTGAGCAGGCTTTTGGTTTGGCTTTCCAAAACTGTGCGGAGCCATGGATGGCGGAGCTCAAGC from Marinobacter sp. LA51 carries:
- a CDS encoding DUF2237 family protein, which gives rise to MQISESVNVLGENLETCGTDPQTGFYRDGCCNTGPDDLGFHTVCVVVTDEFLEFSKAKGNDLSTPRPEFGFPGLRQGDSWCLCAARWQEAFEAGAAPRVRLRATHQATLEMCELNDLKRHSVDLS